Proteins from a single region of Candidatus Palauibacter australiensis:
- the rpmC gene encoding 50S ribosomal protein L29, translating to MSLDAMEIREFTDEELAEELTRAKDEIARLRYRAAFEELENPSLLKTLRREIARLKTVQVERARSEENQVG from the coding sequence GTGTCGCTCGACGCGATGGAGATTCGCGAATTCACCGACGAAGAACTCGCCGAGGAACTCACCCGCGCGAAGGACGAAATCGCTCGCCTTCGCTACCGGGCCGCGTTCGAGGAACTCGAGAACCCATCGCTCCTGAAGACGTTGCGTCGCGAGATCGCGCGATTGAAGACGGTGCAGGTCGAACGAGCGCGTAGCGAGGAGAACCAGGTTGGCTGA
- the rpsQ gene encoding 30S ribosomal protein S17, producing the protein MADQSATKGRRKVRLGTVVSDRMEKTVVVSVERRLAHPLYGKQVSRGKRYQAHDEENEYRVGDVVRIEETRPLSRLKRWRVLELVQRSE; encoded by the coding sequence TTGGCTGATCAATCGGCGACGAAGGGCCGGCGCAAGGTGCGGCTCGGAACGGTCGTGAGCGACCGCATGGAGAAGACCGTCGTGGTGTCCGTCGAGCGGCGCCTCGCGCACCCGCTCTATGGCAAGCAGGTGAGCCGCGGCAAGAGGTACCAGGCACACGACGAAGAGAACGAGTACCGGGTGGGTGACGTGGTCCGGATCGAGGAGACCCGTCCGCTCTCCAGGCTCAAGCGCTGGCGCGTGCTCGAGCTGGTCCAGCGTTCGGAGTAA